The genomic region TTTGACCTTGAGAGTGCTGCATACCGGATTCACGCGCATTTGAACCTTGAGTGTGTCAAGGTATTCTTCATCTAGTGAAAAACTATTTACCTGCTCAGgcatatatatagacacattACAATGGAGATGAGGTGCTTATCAATTAACACAACCCTTTGCAATGGATGCAAGGCTGTTTGACGCTTCTCAGACGGGAGATGTCCAACTTTTGCATCGATTGCTGGAAGAGAATCCACTTCTACTTCATAGCCTTGCCCTAACTTCCACAGATAATCCTTTACATGTTGCTTCGATTGCCGGGCATGTCGACTTTGTCAAGGAGATTGTGAGGTTAAAACCAGAGTACGTCGAAGAACTGAACCATGATGGTTTTAGCCCCATACATATTGCATCCGCCAATGGGTATTTGGAAATTGTGAGGGAGATGCTGAGAGTTGACCGGAGACTCTGCCGGTTAAACGGAAGAGATGAGTGGACTCCTCTTCATTACGCCGCTAGCAGAGGGAGGGTTGGCGTAATTAGAGAAATGGTCATGGCTTGTCCAGAAAGTGTTGAAGATGTGACCGTACAAGGGGAGACTGCTATTCACCTTGCTGTTAAGTGCAGCCAGTTTAAAGCAATTAGATCTTTGGTGGAATTGATTGCAGAAATGAACAAGGTGAACGTCCTGAATATTAAGGATAAGCATGGCGACTCAGTTCTTCATCTAGCAACATGGAAAAAACAACATCAGGCAAGTACTATTTGAACCGTTGATCAGTacccatttttctttctcatggTCATTAGAATTTTAGTCCATATTGATTTGTTAGTCGACTAATGCTCGCAGGTGGTGGAAGGATTAGTTGGAAATGAAACAATTGCAGGAGCCTTGGAAGTAAATTCTGTAAACGATAGGGGTCTCACAGCTTTGGATCTGGTCTTCCCAAATGAAACCGGTGATTGGGAAATGGAGGCAATCCTTCGTGGTGCTGGAGCGCGAGCAGGAGATATAGTCCACTTTGGTGTCCAAGGGTTCAGTTCTCATAGCCATAACCATACACACACGGCATCAGAGACTCATCagttgcagcagcagcagcaggagcAACAGAAGACAAATAGGTGGGAATACTTCCAGTTCAAAAAGGGAAGAGACAGTCCTAGCGATGCACGTACCGCGCTGCTAGTCGTCGCTTCACTAGTGGCTACAGCCACTTTTCAAGTGGGACTCAACCCTCCAAATGGAAATTGGCAGGACAGTAGTGACGTGAATAGTAATGGGACTGGCAGCAGCAATGAACCAGTACACTTAGCAGGAAGGTCCATCATGGGTTCTTATAGTGAAGTTTCATTCGTCGTTTTTGTGGTTGTCAACTCGATTGGATTTTACTTCTCTCTTTACACCATGATCGTCCTCACAGCCAATTTCCCTCTCCAGTTGGAGCTTCAAATCTGCATCATAGCGGTATACACCACCTACAGCACTGCGGTTGTCAACATTGCACCATCGTATAACACCTGGCTCTTTATCACCGTGTTCACGTCGGTTTTGCCTTTTTTGGTCGGACTTGCTGCCAAATGGGCTAGACACCCGGTCACAATCAGGCTTACAAAACCTCTCGGAAAATGGATCCTTCGGTTCTTTGAATTAATTTGGTGATAAAATTGTTATTGGCGGCTGGGAAGTAAGATTATAAAAGATGCTAGCTAGTCGGGCGGTGAGTTGGGCCTAGCACCTAGGTGCCTAAACGGATATatgtaaatctattatatttcatgtaaattaatgtttgtttatacttaaaatatatataatttcatcataaactagaaaatagaataacatatatattatgaagtattggaacataataaaaatatggggaGCAAATATATAATGTTGTTTATTTTAAGTGTTCAATAaatcttttacaatttattggaaacaataaaatgcaaaaggaaaattatctattttcaatctaagtgagttgcaacccaGGCAGGTGTAGGCGGGTGCAGGTGCTTAGGCGGCCTAGGcatcctttcttaattttcaaatgcctaagtATTAATCGCGACAGTGGTCAGCCACTTAGCGCCTAGAAAAAGCCTAGGTGGTGCTAGGTGGAGATTTCTAGAATAGTGGTaggaataaaacaaaataaacaagaagCTTTGAactgattttttgttttttattcagTGGTATGTCCAATCTCcaaatttgaatggatttattTTATATAGAGTTTTGACATTTAACACTGACATCTTTGAATATTCGCTCGCATTTGGATCTTGAGCCGCAAGCTATTCTTTATCTCCCCGAACAGGTGTATGAAGTGAAGGACAGACATGGGAACCCAGTTCTTTACCTAGCAATCTCTACGAAACAACGCGAGGGAAGTAGAATCTGATCACCTGTTATTGTTAAGAATCCGTTAAGATATCGGGTTTCACATGATACAACCCTTTAAGATAACAAAtaacacaaacacaacaaacATGACCCGTCTGCTAGGCATTTCAAACCTATAAATGTTGACTTCGTTAATTTACTTCCAAGGGTTAACCCTGATGCAGATGTTCCACCCTATGATGTCAACTGAAAGATTATTATAGTTATCTCATCAATAGATTATGAATTTACATGAACAGAGTTCAAACCATTACTCTTCTGCATCTCGGATTCACGCGCATTTGAACCTTGAGTCTCAAGCTGCCCTTCATCGGATGAAAACGACCGCACCCATCGGATGAAGTGTGACTTGTAGGTTGTCCACAACCTAGTGATTGCTACAGTTTACGGCTTCATGTTGTTCATGTACCGTTCCAAGTCCATCGCGAAGATGGTTTCGGTTCTCCAGGAATTCGACAAGTTCATCACAAGATGATAGATTTTTCAATCAAAAGTAATATGTGAaatctttggtttttttctttttctctatcCCTATCCCGTTGGTACAGCGTTTGAATCAATAGAGAACATTTTCCCTAACTTTTATCTAATATCATGACATAAGCAAGCATTTCTTATTGTATCGGAACAAAACCTTGCGAATTGATCTTTATGGTGCTTCTTCTATCAATTAGATCCTTTTATCACGCTCACTGTATGTAGGAATTCAATCTGTTACTGCATAGCAAAATACCTGAGTTGATTGTGTCCTTTTGGTGTTGGTATGATGTCGTATTGTATCTTGGTTATGCAATAAGTATGCATCGACAGTTTTTGAGTAATTGATTTCCAGTTTGAATTGATCAACTTGATCAAGCGTGGTTCATAGCGTAccaatcaaaagaaaatgaacttTAACTCTTTTGTTTCAAGTCATACAACGACATGATTAACGGAAACGGATTGAGGTCCTCTCTGGATTTTACACTCTGGAATCCAGGAATCAAGAAATTCGGACCGTTCAATTTAAATCATGCAGTCACTATTAGCGCATCACACTGACCCACCTAACTCGgactaaaaatttcaaaccgTTCAACTTAAATCATATAGTCCGAATTTCTCAATCTATGGGCTCCGGTGTTCAAACCGTTCAATTTAAATCATGTAATCCAAATTTCTCAATCTATGGGCTCTGGAGTGTTGAGATCCAGAGAAGATCTCAATCCTATAGACACTAGTGCTTTTAagcattttcaacttttcataTTATCAAAAGTATAGCACCTGACTTTTTGAAAGAAACACTAGTTATGCCATTCCATTTGgaagcacttgcatttcaatGTGATTAGCATTAGTGCTTTTACTAAAAACGCTTATGAGGATAAGTGCTTCTAAAAGAAATATTTTCAAACAGGGCCCAAGACTAGTTTAGAACTAGCAAAGAtgttataagtttaatttgccTTTTCCGTGAACTGTTCTACCTAGAATGTCACTTGAAATATGTCAGCAGACATTGTAAGGTTATTCTTCAAGCGATCAGAATTCCACTGAGCAAAAGAAAGGGATCGAAAAACATAACACAAACTCGAAAATTCTAACTTCATAAGCAAAACCACTCAACTACAAGGTTCGGATTAACACAAAACGACTGAGTACAAAACCAGTTTACCAAGTACTTATCTCTAAAGCGGGCTAGGATATGAAAATACTACTCGACTCTGTTTCCATCGCTT from Pyrus communis chromosome 9, drPyrComm1.1, whole genome shotgun sequence harbors:
- the LOC137744154 gene encoding ankyrin repeat-containing protein BDA1-like encodes the protein MDARLFDASQTGDVQLLHRLLEENPLLLHSLALTSTDNPLHVASIAGHVDFVKEIVRLKPEYVEELNHDGFSPIHIASANGYLEIVREMLRVDRRLCRLNGRDEWTPLHYAASRGRVGVIREMVMACPESVEDVTVQGETAIHLAVKCSQFKAIRSLVELIAEMNKVNVLNIKDKHGDSVLHLATWKKQHQVVEGLVGNETIAGALEVNSVNDRGLTALDLVFPNETGDWEMEAILRGAGARAGDIVHFGVQGFSSHSHNHTHTASETHQLQQQQQEQQKTNRWEYFQFKKGRDSPSDARTALLVVASLVATATFQVGLNPPNGNWQDSSDVNSNGTGSSNEPVHLAGRSIMGSYSEVSFVVFVVVNSIGFYFSLYTMIVLTANFPLQLELQICIIAVYTTYSTAVVNIAPSYNTWLFITVFTSVLPFLVGLAAKWARHPVTIRLTKPLGKWILRFFELIW